In the Paramisgurnus dabryanus chromosome 5, PD_genome_1.1, whole genome shotgun sequence genome, one interval contains:
- the ewsr1b gene encoding EWS RNA-binding protein 1b isoform X3, with amino-acid sequence MASVTNYSSYNQAGAQQAYGSYTAPPAQGYGQAAQQGYAQQDYSYAQPAAAPESTYSQAAPSAAAGYAQQQYGSSYGQAAAAATTAPAAYGTPQSGAYNQPAQTYGASSYTNSTAAPAAQASYGSQPGYSTQQAYSGYSQQPAASTPQSYSASTQPTYNQGAYTQPGGYAQTQQPGYGQGQPPQQGPPAAYPPQGNSSYGSYNQGGVSGGYQGSQPQRGGYGGQESGRDGYDYGGHRGRGGMGRGGMGIAGDRGGFNKPGGGMRGGMSRDLGPGGPDDSENSTIYITGLTEKATLPEMADFFKHSGTIRINRRLNQPAINIYTDKDSGKPKGDATLSYDDPTCARAAVEHFDGKEFQGSRIKVSMARRKPMMGGMRGGMPMRGGPGMDRGGMMGRGGERGGFPPRGGPRGGMGWGGPQQGNVQKRAGDWDCPNPGCGNQNFSWRMECNQCKAPKPEGLESSPPPFGGDRGRGGMGMRGGRGMDRGGMRGGWGGDRGGFRGGRGGMDRGGFRGRGGPMDRGGRRGMGPPGKMDMRDHRQERREKPY; translated from the exons ATGGCGTCGGTCACGA ATTATAGCAGCTACAACCAGGCTGGTGCCCAGCAGGC GTATGGATCATACACTGCTCCTCCTGCTCAGGGTTATGGGCAAGCAGCACAG CAGGGATATGCTCAGCAGGACTATAGCTATGCTCAACCCGCTGCAGCTCCTGAGTCCACTTACAGTCAAGCAGCGCCCTCTGCTGCTGCAGGATATGCACAACAGCAATATGGATCCTCATATGGGCAAGCAGCAGCGGCAGCAACTACTGCACCAG CTGCATATGGAACACCACAGTCAGGAGCATATAATCAGCCTGCACAGACTTATGGGGCCAGCAGCTACACTAACTCCACTGCGGCCCCTGCTGCCCAGGCCTCCTATGGCTCCCAGCCCGGATACTCCACCCAACAAGCCTATTCTGGCTACAGCCAGCAGCCTGCTGCCTCTACTCCTCAGAG TTATAGTGCAAGCACCCAGCCTACCTATAACCAGGGTGCTTACACCCAACCTGGAGGTTACGCTCAGACTCAGCAACCTGGCTATGGACAAGGACAACCGCCCCAGCAAGGTCCACCGGCTGCCTACCCTCCCCAAGGCAACAGTTCATACG GCAGTTACAACCAGGGTGGTGTAAGTGGAGGATACCAGGGGTCACAGCCTCAGCGAGGTGGATATGGTGGACAAGAGAGTGGCAGAGATGGTTATGATTATGGAGGCCATCGGGGTCGTGGGGGGATGGGCCGCGGTGGCATGGG CATCGCTGGAGACAGAGGGGGCTTCAATAAGCCTGGTG GAGGCATGAGGGGCGGAATGAGTCGCGACCTGG GACCAGGAGGGCCGGATGATTCTGAAAACAGCACCATCTACATTACAGGCCTCACTGAGAAAGCCACACTACCAGAGATGGCTGACTTTTTCAAGCACTCTGGAACCATACGG ATAAACCGGCGTTTAAACCAACCAGCCATAAACATCTACACAGATAAAGACTCTGGCAAACCAAAGGGAGATGCCACTCTGTCCTATGATGACCCTACATGTGCCAGAGCTGCTGTTGAGCACTTTGATG GTAAGGAATTCCAGGGCAGTAGAATAAAGGTGTCTATGGCTAGACGGAAACCAATGATGGGGGGTATGAGAGGAGGAATGCCAATGAGAGGTGGCCCTGGAATGGATCGCGGAG GAATGATGGGGAGAGGTGGAGAAAGAGGTGGTTTTCCCCCTCGTGGAGGTCCTCGAGGTGGAATGGGCTGGGGTGGTCCTCAACAGGGCAATGTGCAGAAGAGAGCTGGAGACTGGGATTGTCCCAACCC TGGATGTGGAAATCAAAACTTTTCCTGGAGGATGGAGTGCAACCAATGTAAAGCTCCAAAACCGGAAGGCCTTGAGTCGTCTCCTCCCCCTTTTGGAGGTGATCGTGGCAGGGGTGGTATGGGGATGAGAGGTGGTAGAGGAATGGATCGCGGCGGCATGCGTGGAGGTTGGGGAGGAGATCGTGGAGGCTTCAGAGGGGGCCGGGGTGGAATGGACAGAGGTGGTTTCAGAGGCAGAGGTGGTCCCATGGATAGAGGGGGCAGGAGAGGTATGGGACCCCCAGGCAAGATGGATATGAG ggATCATCGTCAGGAGCGCAGAGAAAAACCCTACTGA
- the ewsr1b gene encoding EWS RNA-binding protein 1b isoform X1 — MASVTNYSSYNQAGAQQAYGSYTAPPAQGYGQAAQQGYAQQDYSYAQPAAAPESTYSQAAPSAAAGYAQQQYGSSYGQAAAAATTAPAAYGTPQSGAYNQPAQTYGASSYTNSTAAPAAQASYGSQPGYSTQQAYSGYSQQPAASTPQSYSASTQPTYNQGAYTQPGGYAQTQQPGYGQGQPPQQGPPAAYPPQGNSSYGQSQYSQQGAPPSDYSQSSHYSSYNQGGVSGGYQGSQPQRGGYGGQESGRDGYDYGGHRGRGGMGRGGMGIAGDRGGFNKPGGGMRGGMSRDLGPGGPDDSENSTIYITGLTEKATLPEMADFFKHSGTIRINRRLNQPAINIYTDKDSGKPKGDATLSYDDPTCARAAVEHFDGKEFQGSRIKVSMARRKPMMGGMRGGMPMRGGPGMDRGGMMGRGGERGGFPPRGGPRGGMGWGGPQQGNVQKRAGDWDCPNPGCGNQNFSWRMECNQCKAPKPEGLESSPPPFGGDRGRGGMGMRGGRGMDRGGMRGGWGGDRGGFRGGRGGMDRGGFRGRGGPMDRGGRRGMGPPGKMDMRDHRQERREKPY; from the exons ATGGCGTCGGTCACGA ATTATAGCAGCTACAACCAGGCTGGTGCCCAGCAGGC GTATGGATCATACACTGCTCCTCCTGCTCAGGGTTATGGGCAAGCAGCACAG CAGGGATATGCTCAGCAGGACTATAGCTATGCTCAACCCGCTGCAGCTCCTGAGTCCACTTACAGTCAAGCAGCGCCCTCTGCTGCTGCAGGATATGCACAACAGCAATATGGATCCTCATATGGGCAAGCAGCAGCGGCAGCAACTACTGCACCAG CTGCATATGGAACACCACAGTCAGGAGCATATAATCAGCCTGCACAGACTTATGGGGCCAGCAGCTACACTAACTCCACTGCGGCCCCTGCTGCCCAGGCCTCCTATGGCTCCCAGCCCGGATACTCCACCCAACAAGCCTATTCTGGCTACAGCCAGCAGCCTGCTGCCTCTACTCCTCAGAG TTATAGTGCAAGCACCCAGCCTACCTATAACCAGGGTGCTTACACCCAACCTGGAGGTTACGCTCAGACTCAGCAACCTGGCTATGGACAAGGACAACCGCCCCAGCAAGGTCCACCGGCTGCCTACCCTCCCCAAGGCAACAGTTCATACGGTCAGTCACAGTACAGCCAGCAGGGTGCACCTCCGAGTGATTACAGCCAATCAAGTCATTACA GCAGTTACAACCAGGGTGGTGTAAGTGGAGGATACCAGGGGTCACAGCCTCAGCGAGGTGGATATGGTGGACAAGAGAGTGGCAGAGATGGTTATGATTATGGAGGCCATCGGGGTCGTGGGGGGATGGGCCGCGGTGGCATGGG CATCGCTGGAGACAGAGGGGGCTTCAATAAGCCTGGTG GAGGCATGAGGGGCGGAATGAGTCGCGACCTGG GACCAGGAGGGCCGGATGATTCTGAAAACAGCACCATCTACATTACAGGCCTCACTGAGAAAGCCACACTACCAGAGATGGCTGACTTTTTCAAGCACTCTGGAACCATACGG ATAAACCGGCGTTTAAACCAACCAGCCATAAACATCTACACAGATAAAGACTCTGGCAAACCAAAGGGAGATGCCACTCTGTCCTATGATGACCCTACATGTGCCAGAGCTGCTGTTGAGCACTTTGATG GTAAGGAATTCCAGGGCAGTAGAATAAAGGTGTCTATGGCTAGACGGAAACCAATGATGGGGGGTATGAGAGGAGGAATGCCAATGAGAGGTGGCCCTGGAATGGATCGCGGAG GAATGATGGGGAGAGGTGGAGAAAGAGGTGGTTTTCCCCCTCGTGGAGGTCCTCGAGGTGGAATGGGCTGGGGTGGTCCTCAACAGGGCAATGTGCAGAAGAGAGCTGGAGACTGGGATTGTCCCAACCC TGGATGTGGAAATCAAAACTTTTCCTGGAGGATGGAGTGCAACCAATGTAAAGCTCCAAAACCGGAAGGCCTTGAGTCGTCTCCTCCCCCTTTTGGAGGTGATCGTGGCAGGGGTGGTATGGGGATGAGAGGTGGTAGAGGAATGGATCGCGGCGGCATGCGTGGAGGTTGGGGAGGAGATCGTGGAGGCTTCAGAGGGGGCCGGGGTGGAATGGACAGAGGTGGTTTCAGAGGCAGAGGTGGTCCCATGGATAGAGGGGGCAGGAGAGGTATGGGACCCCCAGGCAAGATGGATATGAG ggATCATCGTCAGGAGCGCAGAGAAAAACCCTACTGA
- the ewsr1b gene encoding EWS RNA-binding protein 1b isoform X2 encodes MASVTNYSSYNQAGAQQAYGSYTAPPAQGYGQAAQQGYAQQDYSYAQPAAAPESTYSQAAPSAAAGYAQQQYGSSYGQAAAAATTAPAAYGTPQSGAYNQPAQTYGASSYTNSTAAPAAQASYGSQPGYSTQQAYSGYSQQPAASTPQSASTQPTYNQGAYTQPGGYAQTQQPGYGQGQPPQQGPPAAYPPQGNSSYGQSQYSQQGAPPSDYSQSSHYSSYNQGGVSGGYQGSQPQRGGYGGQESGRDGYDYGGHRGRGGMGRGGMGIAGDRGGFNKPGGGMRGGMSRDLGPGGPDDSENSTIYITGLTEKATLPEMADFFKHSGTIRINRRLNQPAINIYTDKDSGKPKGDATLSYDDPTCARAAVEHFDGKEFQGSRIKVSMARRKPMMGGMRGGMPMRGGPGMDRGGMMGRGGERGGFPPRGGPRGGMGWGGPQQGNVQKRAGDWDCPNPGCGNQNFSWRMECNQCKAPKPEGLESSPPPFGGDRGRGGMGMRGGRGMDRGGMRGGWGGDRGGFRGGRGGMDRGGFRGRGGPMDRGGRRGMGPPGKMDMRDHRQERREKPY; translated from the exons ATGGCGTCGGTCACGA ATTATAGCAGCTACAACCAGGCTGGTGCCCAGCAGGC GTATGGATCATACACTGCTCCTCCTGCTCAGGGTTATGGGCAAGCAGCACAG CAGGGATATGCTCAGCAGGACTATAGCTATGCTCAACCCGCTGCAGCTCCTGAGTCCACTTACAGTCAAGCAGCGCCCTCTGCTGCTGCAGGATATGCACAACAGCAATATGGATCCTCATATGGGCAAGCAGCAGCGGCAGCAACTACTGCACCAG CTGCATATGGAACACCACAGTCAGGAGCATATAATCAGCCTGCACAGACTTATGGGGCCAGCAGCTACACTAACTCCACTGCGGCCCCTGCTGCCCAGGCCTCCTATGGCTCCCAGCCCGGATACTCCACCCAACAAGCCTATTCTGGCTACAGCCAGCAGCCTGCTGCCTCTACTCCTCAGAG TGCAAGCACCCAGCCTACCTATAACCAGGGTGCTTACACCCAACCTGGAGGTTACGCTCAGACTCAGCAACCTGGCTATGGACAAGGACAACCGCCCCAGCAAGGTCCACCGGCTGCCTACCCTCCCCAAGGCAACAGTTCATACGGTCAGTCACAGTACAGCCAGCAGGGTGCACCTCCGAGTGATTACAGCCAATCAAGTCATTACA GCAGTTACAACCAGGGTGGTGTAAGTGGAGGATACCAGGGGTCACAGCCTCAGCGAGGTGGATATGGTGGACAAGAGAGTGGCAGAGATGGTTATGATTATGGAGGCCATCGGGGTCGTGGGGGGATGGGCCGCGGTGGCATGGG CATCGCTGGAGACAGAGGGGGCTTCAATAAGCCTGGTG GAGGCATGAGGGGCGGAATGAGTCGCGACCTGG GACCAGGAGGGCCGGATGATTCTGAAAACAGCACCATCTACATTACAGGCCTCACTGAGAAAGCCACACTACCAGAGATGGCTGACTTTTTCAAGCACTCTGGAACCATACGG ATAAACCGGCGTTTAAACCAACCAGCCATAAACATCTACACAGATAAAGACTCTGGCAAACCAAAGGGAGATGCCACTCTGTCCTATGATGACCCTACATGTGCCAGAGCTGCTGTTGAGCACTTTGATG GTAAGGAATTCCAGGGCAGTAGAATAAAGGTGTCTATGGCTAGACGGAAACCAATGATGGGGGGTATGAGAGGAGGAATGCCAATGAGAGGTGGCCCTGGAATGGATCGCGGAG GAATGATGGGGAGAGGTGGAGAAAGAGGTGGTTTTCCCCCTCGTGGAGGTCCTCGAGGTGGAATGGGCTGGGGTGGTCCTCAACAGGGCAATGTGCAGAAGAGAGCTGGAGACTGGGATTGTCCCAACCC TGGATGTGGAAATCAAAACTTTTCCTGGAGGATGGAGTGCAACCAATGTAAAGCTCCAAAACCGGAAGGCCTTGAGTCGTCTCCTCCCCCTTTTGGAGGTGATCGTGGCAGGGGTGGTATGGGGATGAGAGGTGGTAGAGGAATGGATCGCGGCGGCATGCGTGGAGGTTGGGGAGGAGATCGTGGAGGCTTCAGAGGGGGCCGGGGTGGAATGGACAGAGGTGGTTTCAGAGGCAGAGGTGGTCCCATGGATAGAGGGGGCAGGAGAGGTATGGGACCCCCAGGCAAGATGGATATGAG ggATCATCGTCAGGAGCGCAGAGAAAAACCCTACTGA
- the rhbdd3 gene encoding rhomboid domain-containing protein 3: protein MLDHIFSAWMWFGSNRPGFCSGTVLIFILIVSTWLCGIHASLSLGPGGEFPGFYDFVLYAYSHEELTSFLYNITLLLWLGPCQERRWGTFVFLTLSFISTVLLPPIYALFLFVTGDEASRVCGYSASHLALFAAQCRQVKQRRILRCVPVWFLPWFFLLLNIFLLPSAPGLLHFYAICLGLNYNNEFIELLEHIERLGICGCMPKWAYISVTSYPHLPTYIIPTKRPEPRDNSSQMGDVPSTSKSQLEDHSLPWQHTVPEWHQESLVTDSQMLEEQMLRAGILASLQDAPEGTADKVEVPKSSVSSLRLQQLEKMGFPTEKAVVALAATGQLDGAISLLIDDQIGEEAVVISKGKKSSL, encoded by the exons ATGCTTGATCATATTTTTTCGGCTTGGATGTGGTTTGGATCCAACCGGCCTGGATTTTGTAGTGGTACtgttttaatattcatattaattGTGTCGACTTGGCTGTGTGGGATTCATGCAAGCCTAAGTTTAGGACCAGGCGGCGAATTTCCTGGATTTTATG ATTTCGTATTATATGCCTATAGCCACGAGGAGTTGACCTCTTTTCTCTACAACATCACTTTACTGCTGTGGCTCGGACCATGTCAAGAACGAAGATGGGGCACTTTTGTCTTCCTCACCCTGTCTTTCATCTCCACTGTGCTCCTTCCTCCCATTTATGCCCTTTTTCTTTTTGTCACCGGGGATGAAGCCAGCAGGGTCTGTGGATACTCTGCCTCTCACCTTGCTCTCTTTGCAGCCCAGTGTAGGCAGGTGAAGCAGAGGAGAATTTTGCGATGTGTTCCTGTCTGGTTTTTGCCTTGGTTCTTTTTACTTCTCaacatttttcttcttcccaGTGCTCCAGGTCTGCTGCACTTTTATGCCATTTGCCTGGGTCTCAACT ACAACAATGAGTTTATTGAATTATTGGAACACATAGAGAGACTAGGCATATGTGGCTGCATGCCAAAATGGGCATACATTTCTGTTACTTCTTATCCACACCTGCCAACCTACATCATCCCCACGAAAAG ACCAGAGCCACGTGATAACTCATCTCAGATGGGAGACGTGCCATCAACCAGTAAATCCCAGTTGGAAGATCATTCGCTCCCATGGCAACATACTGTTCCTGAGTGGCATCAGGAGTCTTTAGTAACAGATTCCCAGATGTTAGAGGAGCAGATGCTAAGAGCGGGGATATTAGCATCATTACAGGATGCGCCCGAGGGTACAGCAGATAAAGTGGAAGTACCCAAGTCATCAGTATCTTCATTACG GCTACAACAGCTGGAGAAAATGGGCTTCCCCACAGAGAAAGCTGTCGTGGCGCTTGCTGCTACAGGGCAGCTGGATGGAGCAATTTCCCTGCTTATTGACGATCAGATTGGGGAGGAGGCTGTAGTCATCTCTAAAGGGAAGAAGTCATCCTTATAA